One Bombina bombina isolate aBomBom1 chromosome 5, aBomBom1.pri, whole genome shotgun sequence DNA segment encodes these proteins:
- the LOC128660441 gene encoding LOW QUALITY PROTEIN: ubiquitin carboxyl-terminal hydrolase isozyme L3-like (The sequence of the model RefSeq protein was modified relative to this genomic sequence to represent the inferred CDS: substituted 1 base at 1 genomic stop codon): protein MKSMRWLPLEANPDVMNQEQFVXQIQFLIQLGVGSSWQFVDVYGLDPDLLSMVPRPVCAVLLLFPVTEKYDLFRAEEEEKIKTHGQDFNSSVYFMKQTIINACGTIGLIHAVANNRERLNFESDSTLKKFLEESLSMSPDERAKFLEIDESIRVTHENSAQEGQSEAPSIDDKVDLHFIAFVHLQGHLYELDGSKLFPVNHGQTSDDTFLEDAVEVCKKFMERDPDELRFTVVAFSKAK from the coding sequence ATGAAGTCTATGCGCTGGCTACCCCTGGAGGCTAATCCTGATGTTATGAACCAGGAGCAATTTGTATAGCAGATTCAGTTTCTAATACAGTTAGGTGTTGGCTCCAGCTGGCAGTTTGTGGATGTTTATGGCCTGGATCCTGACCTTCTGAGTATGGTTCCTAGACCGGTGTGTGCAGTTTTACTTCTTTTCCCAGTGACAGAAAAGTATGATTTATTCAGGGCTGAGGAGGAAGAGAAAATTAAAACCCATGGACAAGATTTCAATTCCTCTGTTTACTTCATGAAGCAAACTATAATAAATGCGTGTGGAACAATTGGCCTAATTCATGCAGTGGCAAACAACAGGGAGAGACTGAACTTTGAATCTGACTCTACTTTGAAAAAGTTCCTTGAAGAGTCTCTCTCAATGAGTCCAGATGAAAGAGCTAAATTTCTAGAAATAGATGAGAGTATCCGCGTTACACATGAAAACAGTGCACAGGAAGGACAGTCTGAGGCACCAAGTATAGACGATAAAGTAGATCTGCATTTTATTGCATTTGTACATCTACAAGGACATCTTTATGAACTAGATGGAAGTAAGCTTTTTCCGGTTAACCATGGACAAACTAGTGATGATACTTTTTTAGAGGATGCTGTTGAAGTTTGTAAAAAGTTTATGGAGCGTGATCCAGATGAATTGAGGTTTACCGTGGTTGCTTTCTCCAAAGCAAAATAA